A genomic window from Nicotiana sylvestris chromosome 11, ASM39365v2, whole genome shotgun sequence includes:
- the LOC138881638 gene encoding uncharacterized protein — MYFEDQDVEKRRFYVKVKPKAPFSWYSTKGPDNPKDPKGKSTASTGQSEEPVVAVAPTQPPSATPDMAPGPSTSTAPNISSSAAYPLTTHRLSQALASINKWMQAATSKMSVLSTSVAAQSAPPQPQVPQSMEDTLKELLENQKKLLENQKLILDDVGSHGKALKDLTKETKKLRKTPALKESVKELRVEVERLKVDHLPLDLLLHDLALAAQPEPEQETERPSKRKRVIPHADDVVIELEDP; from the coding sequence ATGTATTTTGAGGATCAAGATGTGGAGAAGAGAAGATTTTATGTGAAAGTGAAACCCAAGGCACCTTTCTCCTGGTACAGCACCAAGGGTCctgacaaccccaaggaccctaAAGGCAAATCCACTGCTtcgactggccagtctgaagagccagtagtagcagtggctcctactcagcctccttcagCCACCCCAGACATGGCCCCAGGACCCTCCACTTCTACAGCCCCAAATATTTCCTCATCCGCAGCATATCCTTTGACTACCCACCGCTTGAGCCAGGcccttgccagtatcaacaaATGGATGCAGGCAGCCACTTCTAAGATGTCTGTACTTTCTACATCAGTGGCAGCCCAGTCTGCACCTCCTCAACCACAAGTCCCACAATCAATGGAAgacactctcaaggagcttctagagaaccagaagaagctcctagagAACCAAAAATTAATATTGGACGATGTGGGTTCACATGGAAAAGCATTGAAGGATTTGaccaaagaaacaaagaaattgagaaagactCCGGCGTtgaaggagtccgtgaaggagttgAGGGTGGAGGTGGAGAGATTGAAGGTTGATCATTTGCCTTTGGATCTTCTATTGCATGACCTGGCTCTAGCAGCCCAGCCTGAGCCGGAGCAGGAGACAGAGAGGCCatccaagaggaagagggtgattccccatgctgatgatgttgttatagagttggaggacccgtag